In the Candidatus Electrothrix rattekaaiensis genome, one interval contains:
- a CDS encoding NAD+ synthase → MKIALAQSNPIIGDFAYNQNRVAERIRQAEQADCDLIIFPELTLCGYPPQDLLERPAFLQAHDQALEELIASVGEIGVILGVPEQRQGQYQGEYQSKGKPLYNAALLLQQGRVVHRVRKQLLPTYDVFDESRYFEPGPPSLPFSFHGLRLGLTICEDIWPSRYPVDPVASLVQGHDGLDLLINISASPYHHGKLVERNRLLTALCQENNLPLLYLNQVGGQDSLIFDGHSMALNRQGGLCAGASGFQEEMIVVDSEELIRNVTRNILPVMPGTVGANPCVRPCIPGRHRGLPLQPLDSIAQVEKALILGLRDYLHKTGFQQAVIGLSGGIDSAVTAVLAALALGPENVLCVALPSPYTAQMSIDDAAELAGNLGCAFELLPIARAMEAYGAMLAPLFVGREEDVTEQNLQARIRGNLLMALSNKFGSLLLTTGNKSEMAVGYCTLYGDMSGGLAVLADVPKVMVYELAHWMNRAGEVIPERIITRPPSAELKPDQADQDDLPPYEVLDPILTAYLEEHLSIEEIAARGFVQATVEDIVRRIRMNEHKRKQAPLGLKVTSKAFGYGRRYPIVHGFVG, encoded by the coding sequence ATGAAAATAGCACTTGCGCAGAGTAACCCAATTATCGGGGATTTTGCCTATAACCAAAATCGGGTTGCTGAGCGGATCAGGCAGGCGGAACAGGCTGATTGCGATCTGATTATCTTTCCGGAACTGACCCTGTGCGGCTATCCTCCCCAGGATCTTTTGGAGCGACCAGCCTTTCTCCAAGCCCATGATCAGGCCCTGGAGGAGCTTATTGCTTCGGTGGGTGAAATCGGGGTGATTCTCGGTGTTCCCGAGCAACGCCAGGGGCAGTATCAGGGCGAGTATCAGAGCAAGGGAAAGCCGCTCTATAATGCAGCCCTTCTTCTCCAGCAGGGCAGGGTGGTGCATCGGGTGCGCAAGCAGCTGCTGCCCACCTATGATGTCTTTGACGAAAGCCGGTATTTTGAGCCGGGTCCGCCTTCACTGCCCTTTTCCTTTCACGGGCTGCGGCTCGGCCTGACCATTTGCGAGGATATCTGGCCGAGCCGCTATCCTGTTGATCCGGTGGCCTCTCTGGTGCAGGGTCATGATGGGCTTGATCTCCTGATCAATATCTCGGCCTCGCCCTATCATCATGGTAAACTTGTTGAGCGCAACCGGTTACTGACCGCTCTTTGCCAAGAGAACAACCTGCCCCTGCTTTATTTGAATCAGGTCGGGGGCCAGGATTCTCTGATCTTTGACGGCCATTCAATGGCCTTGAATCGTCAAGGAGGGCTTTGCGCAGGGGCTTCCGGTTTTCAGGAAGAGATGATCGTTGTTGATTCGGAGGAGCTGATAAGGAATGTAACAAGAAACATCTTACCTGTTATGCCGGGCACTGTAGGGGCGAATCCCTGTGTTCGCCCTTGCATACCGGGCAGGCACAGGGGCCTGCCCCTACAGCCTCTGGATTCTATTGCCCAGGTGGAAAAGGCACTGATTCTTGGTCTGCGTGATTATCTCCATAAGACCGGTTTCCAACAGGCTGTTATCGGCTTATCCGGTGGGATAGACTCTGCTGTGACCGCAGTGCTGGCCGCATTAGCCCTCGGCCCGGAGAATGTCCTTTGCGTGGCCCTGCCTTCACCTTATACAGCACAGATGAGCATTGATGATGCTGCGGAGCTGGCTGGCAATCTGGGCTGTGCTTTTGAGCTGCTGCCTATTGCCCGAGCAATGGAGGCCTATGGCGCGATGCTGGCCCCCCTCTTTGTCGGCAGGGAGGAAGACGTCACAGAGCAGAACCTTCAGGCCCGGATCAGGGGGAACCTGCTCATGGCCCTGTCTAATAAATTCGGGAGCCTGCTGCTGACCACGGGTAATAAGTCGGAAATGGCTGTGGGCTATTGCACCCTGTACGGTGATATGAGCGGCGGTCTGGCCGTGCTGGCAGATGTGCCCAAGGTCATGGTCTATGAGCTGGCCCATTGGATGAACAGGGCAGGGGAGGTGATCCCGGAGCGGATCATTACTCGCCCGCCCTCTGCGGAGTTAAAACCGGATCAGGCGGATCAGGATGATCTGCCGCCCTATGAGGTGCTGGACCCGATTCTGACTGCTTATCTGGAAGAACATCTGAGTATTGAGGAAATTGCGGCCCGTGGTTTTGTTCAGGCCACAGTGGAGGATATCGTTCGTCGTATCCGCATGAATGAGCATAAACGCAAACAGGCCCCCTTGGGTCTCAAGGTGACCAGTAAGGCCTTTGGCTACGGCAGGCGGTATCCGATTGTGCATGGGTTTGTCGGGTAA
- a CDS encoding ABC transporter substrate-binding protein — MNRTTRLLAAVCVLTLSIILASCGSERKKTIKVGLNVPMTGDIPKVGEGSKYAAEMWLAEVNKEGGIAIGGEKYAVELVIEDNESKAESAVKANTKLITQNDALIIIGPQSSKQAIPAGDVANNYETPMISPWSTNPDTTANRPYVFRGCFLDPFQGPVLANFITDEFQFTKAAVLYDVASDYPKGLAEFFKKSWEEKHSEGSVVAYESFTTKDADFSSQLTKIIRSGAEVLFVPQYYNEVALIVQQAKDLGWQGPIVGSDSWGSAETIELCGKACYGQFFSTHYAAAGAKGATKDFIDRYKAKYGYVPDDVAALTWDALGLAKAAIKGAGEITGQIKEDRKAVRDALANVKDFQGITGKMTFTEEGDPVKCAVIVKISDKGEYEFYKSICPE; from the coding sequence ATGAACAGAACAACCCGGCTACTTGCCGCAGTCTGTGTACTCACTCTCTCCATCATTCTTGCCTCCTGTGGCTCTGAGCGAAAAAAGACCATCAAGGTGGGCCTGAACGTCCCCATGACCGGTGACATTCCCAAAGTCGGTGAGGGCAGTAAGTATGCTGCTGAAATGTGGCTGGCGGAGGTTAATAAGGAGGGAGGGATTGCAATCGGTGGTGAAAAATATGCTGTAGAACTTGTTATTGAAGATAATGAATCCAAGGCCGAATCTGCGGTCAAGGCCAATACCAAGCTGATCACCCAAAACGACGCCCTGATTATCATCGGCCCGCAATCCTCCAAGCAGGCCATCCCTGCCGGTGACGTGGCCAATAACTATGAAACCCCGATGATCAGCCCCTGGTCCACCAACCCGGACACCACAGCAAATCGCCCCTATGTCTTCCGGGGCTGTTTCCTTGATCCCTTTCAGGGGCCGGTGCTGGCTAACTTCATCACGGATGAGTTCCAATTCACCAAGGCAGCAGTGCTCTATGACGTGGCCAGCGATTACCCCAAGGGGCTGGCTGAGTTCTTTAAAAAATCCTGGGAAGAGAAACACAGTGAAGGTTCAGTGGTGGCCTATGAGAGCTTCACCACCAAGGATGCCGATTTCAGCTCCCAGCTAACCAAGATTATCCGCTCTGGTGCTGAGGTACTCTTTGTCCCGCAGTATTATAACGAGGTAGCCCTGATCGTGCAGCAGGCCAAGGATCTGGGCTGGCAAGGTCCGATTGTGGGTAGCGACAGCTGGGGTTCTGCCGAGACCATTGAACTCTGCGGCAAGGCCTGTTACGGCCAATTCTTCAGCACCCATTATGCGGCTGCCGGTGCAAAGGGTGCGACCAAGGATTTTATTGATCGCTATAAGGCCAAGTACGGTTATGTGCCTGATGACGTGGCCGCTCTGACCTGGGATGCTCTGGGGCTGGCTAAGGCTGCTATCAAAGGTGCCGGAGAAATCACCGGTCAGATAAAAGAGGATCGCAAGGCAGTGCGTGATGCCCTGGCCAACGTGAAGGATTTCCAAGGGATTACCGGCAAGATGACCTTTACCGAAGAAGGGGACCCTGTGAAATGCGCTGTGATCGTTAAGATCAGCGACAAGGGCGAGTACGAATTCTATAAGTCGATTTGTCCAGAATAA
- a CDS encoding GNAT family N-acetyltransferase: MNLHTTFVELDKARHNRAVFACGEKELDLFLKTQAAKHMKVGISKTLVLADTREPIDGKHPICAFYTIAPGTVKRAFLPVELAKKLPDYPVPVFLIARLAVDKKYQGKGIGRITLINVLEYLWKVNSRMAAYAVIVDCLTDDLQAFYQQYGFVVLGEYNNKLRMFLPMKVIERLFKTKR, from the coding sequence GTGAACCTGCACACAACGTTTGTCGAACTGGATAAGGCTCGACATAATCGGGCTGTTTTTGCCTGCGGAGAAAAAGAGCTTGATCTTTTTTTGAAAACGCAAGCAGCAAAACATATGAAGGTAGGCATCAGCAAGACCTTAGTTCTTGCCGACACAAGGGAACCAATTGACGGAAAGCATCCGATCTGCGCCTTTTATACAATTGCTCCGGGGACCGTCAAAAGAGCGTTCCTACCTGTCGAGCTTGCGAAAAAGTTACCTGATTACCCGGTTCCTGTCTTTTTAATAGCCCGACTGGCTGTTGACAAAAAATACCAAGGAAAAGGGATAGGCCGGATAACTCTGATAAACGTATTGGAGTATCTATGGAAAGTCAACAGCCGGATGGCCGCATACGCTGTCATCGTTGACTGCTTAACTGATGACCTTCAGGCATTTTATCAGCAGTATGGCTTTGTAGTTCTGGGCGAATATAATAATAAGCTGAGAATGTTTCTCCCAATGAAGGTCATAGAGAGGTTGTTCAAAACAAAGCGGTGA
- a CDS encoding UPF0175 family protein, with translation MSVHVTIDLPEASFSILRTTPTAFVQELRLAAAVKWYEIGKISQAKAAELAGLSRAQFLKALGQFNVSPYQITPEDLAAEVGNA, from the coding sequence ATGTCAGTACATGTAACAATAGACCTCCCGGAAGCATCGTTTTCCATTCTCCGCACCACGCCGACAGCCTTTGTCCAGGAATTACGACTGGCAGCCGCCGTCAAATGGTACGAGATTGGGAAGATTTCGCAAGCCAAAGCAGCGGAACTGGCCGGACTCAGCCGGGCGCAATTCCTCAAGGCGTTAGGCCAGTTCAACGTCTCACCCTATCAGATCACCCCGGAAGATTTAGCCGCAGAGGTGGGGAATGCCTGA
- a CDS encoding DUF3368 domain-containing protein, giving the protein MPERLWAVNASPVISLANIEHAHLLPDSCDRMIIPRAVEQEILDGSDDDLAKHWISTTGRQWVQDTEPVTPLVAAWDLGAGESAVLSWSYHHPEYQAVVDDLAARKCAKAFGIALCGTIGVIVIAKKAGIISDVKSLLNRLIDVDFRIDDRLYQAALQLAGERS; this is encoded by the coding sequence ATGCCTGAACGCTTGTGGGCAGTCAACGCATCACCTGTTATCTCTCTTGCCAATATTGAGCATGCCCATCTGCTGCCAGATTCATGTGACCGAATGATTATTCCGCGTGCCGTTGAACAGGAGATTCTCGACGGCTCTGATGATGATCTCGCAAAACACTGGATTTCCACAACCGGTCGGCAATGGGTACAGGATACCGAACCGGTTACACCTCTTGTTGCGGCATGGGATCTCGGGGCCGGTGAAAGTGCGGTCCTCTCCTGGAGTTACCATCACCCGGAATATCAAGCTGTGGTTGATGATCTGGCTGCACGGAAATGTGCGAAAGCCTTCGGCATTGCCTTGTGCGGAACTATCGGCGTGATCGTAATTGCGAAAAAAGCAGGGATTATCTCTGACGTGAAGTCCCTCCTCAACCGCCTGATTGACGTGGACTTCAGGATAGATGATCGGCTGTATCAGGCTGCTTTACAGTTAGCAGGCGAGAGATCCTAA
- a CDS encoding DUF1778 domain-containing protein, translating into MITARLDMRLHKDIKAKAEKASALLGMKSLTEYIVQLINDDATRVIAQHESMTVENDIFDRFMDSCERAEKPNKKLVEALAFTRAQEGK; encoded by the coding sequence ATGATTACTGCTCGCCTTGATATGAGATTACATAAAGACATTAAAGCAAAAGCGGAAAAAGCCTCGGCCCTGCTCGGAATGAAAAGCCTGACGGAATATATTGTTCAGTTAATAAATGATGATGCAACAAGAGTAATTGCGCAACATGAAAGTATGACGGTTGAAAACGACATTTTTGATCGTTTTATGGATTCATGTGAACGAGCGGAGAAGCCTAATAAAAAGCTGGTTGAAGCTCTCGCCTTTACACGGGCGCAGGAAGGCAAGTGA
- a CDS encoding NAD(P)/FAD-dependent oxidoreductase: MNRVLIIGGGAAGMMAAGQAAASGAEVVLLEKMRQPGRKIAISGKGRCNLTNSADLPEFITHFGRNGRFLRQAFQQFFTQDLIRFFQEQGLELITERGGRIFPEKGRAPDVVKILRQWLEDVSVSLRPDSAVEKLLLKDGQIEGVLCNGNPVYGKAVILATGGASYPATGSTGDGYRLAESVGHSIVPIRPGLVPVVTQGDLARRLTGLHLRNVGVRLTISDPASNKKGQKRAKKLNAFGELLFMKYGLSGPVILTLSNEIVDALRADKQVNLMLDLKPALDDQKLDARLQRDFLQRHKEPMQSVLRGLMPEKMVPICLAETDLIADRPAGEVRAEERKRLRFWLKNIPFTVTGYRGFKEAIITYGGVSLKEVDPRTMASKCCPGLYLAGELLDLQADTGGYNLQAAFSTGWLAGRSAAEYCDKGLINR; the protein is encoded by the coding sequence ATGAACAGGGTACTTATCATCGGAGGAGGAGCCGCAGGCATGATGGCGGCAGGACAGGCCGCTGCAAGCGGGGCCGAGGTGGTCTTACTAGAAAAGATGCGGCAACCGGGACGCAAAATCGCTATCTCGGGCAAGGGACGCTGTAACCTGACCAACAGTGCAGACCTCCCAGAATTCATCACGCATTTCGGCAGAAACGGGCGTTTCCTCCGCCAGGCCTTTCAGCAGTTCTTTACGCAGGATCTTATTCGATTCTTTCAGGAACAAGGATTGGAGCTGATCACCGAGCGGGGAGGACGCATCTTTCCAGAAAAAGGCAGAGCACCGGATGTGGTCAAGATCTTGCGGCAATGGCTGGAGGACGTATCGGTTTCTCTCCGTCCTGATTCAGCCGTGGAAAAGCTGCTGCTGAAAGATGGGCAAATTGAGGGCGTTCTTTGTAACGGCAATCCTGTGTACGGCAAGGCTGTTATTCTGGCGACAGGAGGGGCATCTTATCCGGCAACCGGCTCAACCGGGGACGGCTACAGGTTGGCTGAATCCGTGGGCCACAGCATCGTGCCGATCCGGCCCGGCCTTGTGCCTGTTGTAACCCAAGGTGATCTTGCCCGAAGGCTCACCGGTCTTCACCTGCGCAATGTCGGGGTTCGACTCACCATCTCCGATCCTGCCAGCAACAAAAAAGGGCAAAAAAGGGCGAAGAAACTCAACGCCTTTGGTGAACTCCTGTTCATGAAGTACGGGCTTTCCGGCCCGGTCATCCTTACCCTAAGCAACGAAATCGTTGATGCCCTGCGGGCGGATAAACAGGTTAACCTGATGCTGGATCTCAAGCCTGCCCTTGATGACCAAAAACTGGATGCCCGCCTTCAACGTGATTTCCTGCAACGCCATAAAGAACCCATGCAATCGGTGCTGCGGGGACTGATGCCCGAGAAAATGGTACCGATTTGTCTTGCTGAAACCGACCTTATTGCTGACCGCCCTGCCGGAGAGGTGCGAGCAGAGGAACGCAAACGCTTGCGCTTCTGGCTGAAAAATATCCCCTTTACCGTGACCGGCTATCGCGGCTTTAAAGAGGCCATTATCACCTACGGCGGTGTATCGCTGAAAGAGGTTGATCCCCGCACAATGGCTTCCAAATGCTGTCCCGGTCTGTATCTGGCTGGAGAACTACTTGATCTTCAGGCGGATACCGGAGGATATAATCTCCAGGCCGCCTTTTCCACGGGCTGGTTGGCAGGGCGTTCTGCGGCGGAATATTGCGATAAGGGCCTCATCAACCGGTAA
- a CDS encoding HigA family addiction module antitoxin, protein MEMYNPPHPGEIIREFCLDALELSVTDAAKALGVTRKRLSVLLNGRSKISPEMALRLSKVFGRTPEGWLKLQLQFDLGKIRKKVDLSRLKRMEL, encoded by the coding sequence ATGGAGATGTACAATCCTCCGCATCCGGGAGAGATTATCCGGGAATTCTGTCTGGATGCCTTGGAGTTGAGCGTGACTGATGCGGCCAAGGCGTTGGGAGTGACACGCAAGAGGTTATCTGTTCTGCTGAACGGTCGTTCCAAGATAAGCCCGGAAATGGCCTTGCGGTTGTCCAAGGTCTTCGGACGCACTCCCGAAGGTTGGCTGAAACTTCAGCTTCAGTTTGACTTGGGCAAGATCAGGAAGAAGGTGGATTTGAGTAGGTTGAAACGAATGGAGCTGTAA
- a CDS encoding type II toxin-antitoxin system RelE/ParE family toxin produces MIIKFKHKGLRKLFQSGNIAGILPGHANRLRKILALLATAESPDDLDLPGLRLHALKGSRAGTWSVTVSGNWRVTFRFHNADVTDVHYEDYH; encoded by the coding sequence ATGATTATCAAGTTCAAGCATAAAGGACTCAGGAAATTGTTTCAATCAGGTAACATAGCCGGGATTCTTCCAGGACATGCGAACAGGCTTCGCAAGATTCTTGCCTTGCTTGCAACGGCAGAATCTCCTGATGATCTGGACCTGCCCGGTCTTCGTTTGCATGCACTGAAAGGAAGCAGGGCCGGAACATGGTCGGTGACGGTCAGCGGAAACTGGAGGGTGACTTTTCGATTTCACAATGCTGACGTAACGGATGTTCATTACGAAGATTATCATTAA
- a CDS encoding branched-chain amino acid ABC transporter substrate-binding protein encodes MNISGKLCSVLSVLAVSAGVVFASHFASNALAVESIKIGVAGSHSGDLASYGLPTARAAELVVEHINAQGGINGVPVELLIEDDVCKPEIATNTATKLVSAGVKAVIGHICSGTTKAALPIYSEADIIVMSPSATDSDLTKSGRYPTFYRTIAPNDAQAASIVNFTVGQLHAQKIAIIHDKGDYGKGLAEDARDIIKDGALAQIVLFEGITPGAVDYSAVVQKIKRTRADAVIFGGYHPEASKIVTQMRKKRMKTLFISDDGVKDETFIKVGGKYAEGVYATGPADVSANPITRQYREAYMKKYGVEPGPFFDNAVAAALALTNSIRVAGSTEMEKIAKMLHTQATATPFGEIMFDKNGDAIGVGFSMYVVEKDAFVQVD; translated from the coding sequence ATGAACATTTCAGGAAAACTCTGTTCCGTGCTTTCAGTTTTGGCCGTAAGTGCTGGCGTGGTCTTTGCTAGTCATTTTGCCAGTAATGCCCTAGCCGTAGAGTCGATCAAAATAGGGGTGGCAGGATCCCATAGCGGCGACTTGGCCTCGTACGGTCTGCCCACAGCTCGGGCCGCAGAGCTTGTTGTGGAACATATCAATGCCCAAGGGGGAATCAACGGTGTCCCGGTGGAGCTTCTCATTGAAGACGATGTCTGTAAACCAGAGATAGCCACCAATACGGCCACGAAACTGGTTTCTGCCGGTGTCAAGGCTGTTATCGGTCATATCTGCTCTGGTACCACCAAAGCGGCCCTGCCTATTTATAGTGAGGCCGATATTATTGTCATGTCGCCCTCGGCCACGGACAGTGACCTGACCAAGAGTGGCCGCTATCCTACATTCTATAGAACCATTGCTCCCAATGATGCCCAGGCCGCTTCTATTGTCAACTTTACGGTCGGGCAATTGCATGCGCAGAAGATAGCCATTATTCATGATAAGGGGGATTACGGGAAAGGGCTTGCTGAAGATGCAAGAGACATCATCAAGGACGGTGCCTTGGCGCAGATTGTGCTGTTTGAGGGCATAACACCCGGTGCTGTTGATTATTCCGCTGTGGTGCAGAAGATCAAGCGAACCAGGGCAGATGCGGTGATCTTTGGCGGCTATCATCCAGAAGCGTCAAAGATCGTGACCCAGATGCGCAAGAAGCGGATGAAAACCCTGTTTATTTCCGATGACGGAGTCAAGGATGAGACCTTTATCAAGGTGGGTGGAAAGTACGCAGAGGGTGTCTATGCCACGGGTCCGGCGGATGTTTCCGCCAATCCCATTACCCGCCAATATCGTGAGGCATATATGAAAAAATACGGGGTAGAGCCTGGACCGTTTTTTGACAATGCTGTTGCAGCGGCCCTTGCTCTGACCAATTCGATCCGAGTGGCAGGCTCCACAGAAATGGAAAAGATTGCCAAGATGCTCCATACCCAGGCCACAGCCACGCCCTTTGGCGAGATTATGTTTGATAAAAACGGAGACGCCATCGGGGTCGGTTTTTCCATGTATGTTGTGGAAAAAGATGCATTCGTTCAGGTGGACTAG
- a CDS encoding type II toxin-antitoxin system RelE/ParE family toxin — protein MKVRWTENAVGHLCSIYEYIATNSPAYGKRMVDRITRRSEQIADQPFSGRKVPEYDANDIRELIESPYRIIYRIKQDQIDIIAVIHGAKLLPDEVLQAGNEDEK, from the coding sequence ATGAAGGTTCGATGGACAGAAAATGCTGTCGGGCATCTTTGCAGTATTTACGAATATATTGCAACCAATTCTCCCGCCTACGGAAAAAGGATGGTTGACAGGATCACCCGGCGTTCGGAGCAGATTGCTGATCAACCGTTTTCCGGGAGAAAAGTACCGGAATATGATGCGAATGATATCCGGGAGCTGATAGAGAGTCCTTATCGAATCATCTACCGGATAAAGCAGGATCAGATTGATATTATCGCGGTTATTCACGGAGCAAAATTGCTGCCGGATGAGGTTTTACAGGCGGGCAATGAAGACGAAAAGTAA
- a CDS encoding nucleotidyltransferase family protein has protein sequence MKNSLDTVKHRLAEQKSLLKNKYRISRLGIFGSYIRGEQRNGSDVDVLIDYDKAPSLIELIEIENMLSDLLGLKVDLVTSRGLKPQLRQHILDEVVYL, from the coding sequence ATGAAAAACTCACTTGATACTGTTAAACATCGCCTTGCCGAACAGAAATCCCTGCTGAAAAACAAATACAGAATCAGCAGGCTCGGCATATTCGGCTCGTATATCCGAGGAGAGCAGCGTAATGGAAGCGACGTGGATGTCCTGATTGACTACGACAAAGCTCCGAGCCTTATCGAGCTGATCGAAATCGAAAATATGTTGAGTGACCTGCTCGGCCTAAAGGTTGATCTTGTCACCAGCAGAGGGCTGAAACCGCAGCTCCGCCAACACATCCTTGATGAGGTCGTCTATCTATGA
- a CDS encoding NAD(P)/FAD-dependent oxidoreductase has translation MRRIQDAQTELGHQYKEAIITCGGVSLKEVDPRTMASKCCPGLYLAGELLDLQADTGGYNLQAAFSTGWLAGGSAAEDHIAL, from the coding sequence TTGCGGCGCATTCAAGATGCCCAAACAGAGCTTGGGCATCAGTACAAAGAGGCCATTATCACCTGCGGCGGTGTATCGCTGAAAGAGGTTGATCCCCGCACAATGGCTTCCAAATGCTGTCCCGGTCTGTATCTGGCTGGCGAACTGCTTGATCTTCAGGCGGATACCGGAGGATATAATCTCCAGGCCGCCTTTTCCACGGGCTGGTTGGCAGGGGGTTCTGCTGCGGAAGACCATATTGCCCTGTAA
- the selD gene encoding selenide, water dikinase SelD, translating into MSFITQPIADPYWFGQIAAANALAKIYAVGGKPVTALNLIMFPNNQLSKGTLLEVLRLAIFPAKQLDMGILQEILRGSHDKVTEAGACLTGGHSVHDAEPKYGLCVNGVVHPERILTHVGALPGDALILTKPLGSGVLFAAVHAGKYPLKMLEEETLPLLASLNNKALEAALAVDIHACADVSDTGMLGCLLNIALASQVSVLLKYKKLAFYPGAAEMYQKGVSTDSNRSNRALLAQHDLKMQTSLSAAETELLYDPQTSGGLLLALPQEQVADLLAALRTNGVEAACCVGEIIAGPVGIRVE; encoded by the coding sequence GTGAGCTTTATCACGCAGCCGATCGCTGATCCCTACTGGTTCGGTCAAATTGCTGCGGCCAACGCCCTTGCCAAGATCTACGCTGTGGGCGGCAAGCCGGTCACAGCCCTCAATCTCATCATGTTTCCCAATAACCAGTTAAGCAAGGGCACCTTGCTGGAGGTGCTCAGGTTAGCGATCTTTCCTGCCAAGCAACTGGATATGGGGATATTGCAGGAGATTCTCCGTGGTAGCCATGATAAGGTGACTGAGGCCGGTGCCTGCTTGACAGGCGGTCATTCAGTGCATGACGCGGAACCCAAATACGGGCTTTGTGTTAACGGGGTGGTGCATCCAGAACGAATCCTCACCCATGTCGGGGCACTGCCCGGCGATGCCCTTATTTTAACCAAGCCTCTGGGGTCTGGCGTGCTCTTTGCTGCGGTCCATGCGGGTAAATACCCTTTGAAAATGCTGGAAGAGGAGACCTTGCCCCTTTTGGCCTCTCTGAACAACAAGGCTCTGGAGGCGGCCCTTGCCGTTGATATCCATGCCTGCGCCGATGTGAGTGATACCGGGATGCTCGGCTGCCTGCTGAACATCGCCCTTGCCTCTCAGGTCAGCGTGCTGCTCAAGTATAAGAAGCTTGCCTTTTATCCGGGTGCCGCAGAGATGTATCAAAAAGGCGTGAGCACGGACAGCAACCGGTCAAACCGGGCCTTGCTGGCTCAACATGATTTGAAGATGCAAACCAGTCTTTCAGCGGCTGAGACGGAATTACTGTATGATCCGCAGACTTCAGGTGGGTTGCTGCTGGCCCTGCCTCAGGAGCAGGTCGCGGATTTACTGGCTGCATTGCGTACAAACGGCGTGGAGGCGGCTTGCTGTGTTGGAGAGATTATTGCGGGGCCTGTGGGGATCAGGGTTGAGTAG